The Bacteroidota bacterium genome includes a region encoding these proteins:
- a CDS encoding RNA methyltransferase, whose product MEHLEQPPAEIIRLLTPFLSTERMARLADVISRRTDTVVTVIEGLINFGNVSAVMRSAEALGFHKFHIIEGDAAFKNSQRTSQGADKWLDVSKWSTPAACIPTLQAQGYNVVATHLDETAVNIDEIDFTKPTALVFGNEADGVSDALLELADQRCIIPMAGFVQSFNISVAAAVALYHAYHDRMSRQGFHGDLGEAAQEALLASYCYRSVNHADDILLKIREG is encoded by the coding sequence ATGGAGCACCTCGAACAGCCTCCCGCTGAAATAATACGCCTGCTTACCCCGTTTCTTTCTACGGAACGGATGGCCCGGCTGGCAGACGTCATTTCCAGGCGAACGGATACGGTGGTCACCGTTATAGAAGGCCTTATCAACTTTGGCAACGTAAGCGCCGTTATGCGCAGCGCTGAAGCCCTCGGTTTCCATAAGTTTCACATCATTGAGGGAGATGCTGCATTCAAAAACTCCCAGCGCACAAGTCAGGGTGCAGACAAATGGCTGGACGTTTCCAAATGGTCCACTCCTGCAGCCTGTATCCCCACCCTGCAAGCGCAGGGATACAACGTAGTTGCAACCCATCTTGATGAGACAGCAGTGAACATCGACGAAATTGATTTCACCAAACCTACCGCCCTGGTATTTGGCAATGAGGCCGATGGCGTAAGCGACGCACTACTTGAACTTGCGGATCAACGGTGCATCATTCCAATGGCGGGATTTGTGCAGAGCTTCAACATTTCGGTGGCAGCAGCAGTTGCGCTCTACCATGCATACCATGACCGCATGAGCCGGCAAGGCTTCCACGGCGACCTCGGCGAAGCAGCGCAGGAAGCACTCCTGGCTTCGTATTGCTACAGGAGCGTCAATCACGCAGATGATATCCTCCTTAAAATCAGGGAAGGCTAG
- a CDS encoding SDR family NAD(P)-dependent oxidoreductase, translating into MTLKDKVAIVTGASAGLGADFARALVGKGVHVYGTARRVAKLEALQAELGDHFHPVGGDVREPEQVAAAIQQVMDEQGRIDVLVNNAGLGQFGPIGEMSLEQWDVQMDTNLRGVFLFSKAVLPAMKAQNEASGFGGHIVNIASVAGLVGNPNLTGYNATKFGLRGFSEALMKEVRNDGVKVTCMYPGSIATEFGSVAGTTGAPNPMQSIDIARTLVHVLEAPDNYLISELMMRPLRPRG; encoded by the coding sequence ATGACTCTTAAGGATAAAGTTGCAATTGTTACAGGAGCCAGCGCCGGCCTTGGGGCTGATTTTGCGCGCGCGTTGGTTGGTAAAGGGGTGCATGTATATGGTACAGCGCGCCGGGTTGCAAAACTTGAAGCATTGCAAGCAGAGCTAGGTGATCATTTTCATCCGGTTGGTGGAGATGTACGTGAACCTGAGCAGGTTGCTGCGGCCATCCAACAGGTAATGGACGAGCAGGGGCGTATCGATGTGCTTGTTAACAACGCCGGCCTTGGGCAGTTTGGCCCTATCGGTGAAATGAGCCTCGAGCAGTGGGATGTGCAGATGGATACAAACCTGCGTGGCGTATTCCTCTTTTCGAAAGCAGTACTGCCAGCAATGAAAGCGCAGAATGAAGCATCAGGATTTGGCGGCCACATTGTAAATATTGCGTCGGTTGCCGGCCTTGTGGGTAATCCAAACCTTACAGGGTACAATGCCACCAAATTTGGACTCCGCGGCTTCAGCGAAGCCCTCATGAAAGAGGTGCGTAATGATGGTGTAAAAGTAACCTGCATGTACCCGGGTTCTATTGCAACAGAGTTTGGCTCAGTTGCCGGCACAACAGGTGCCCCTAATCCGATGCAGTCTATCGACATTGCCCGCACATTGGTTCATGTATTGGAAGCGCCAGACAATTACTTGATTTCCGAATTGATGATGCGACCACTGCGGCCGAGAGGCTAA
- a CDS encoding SRPBCC family protein, with protein MKLERIQTVQRLPIQIEEAWDFFTSPKNLRLTTPHWLDLRLNTEPPEYLHPGMIVSATIRPFPVITSSWISELTHIRPPQFYITEQRVGPFKMWHHEHHFRSIDGGVEVEDIILYGMRYGMLGAFFHNVYVRKKLHEAFSFRAQALEQRFGSLTKPRPKEVAKPTISDVFEQQRPQPVQQQPQKPQPKRYPSLQPPDEQVPNLRPKQPAQQTPNLRPKPPVQQPPKPQPAANKPRPAPKPDQQAGAKPGQQPGKPVPQKVTLDDIFRGTED; from the coding sequence ATGAAACTGGAACGCATCCAAACCGTCCAGCGCCTGCCCATCCAAATCGAAGAGGCCTGGGACTTTTTCACAAGCCCGAAAAATCTCCGGTTAACCACGCCGCACTGGCTTGACCTGCGCCTGAATACAGAGCCCCCCGAGTATTTACACCCAGGCATGATCGTAAGCGCCACTATCCGGCCGTTTCCCGTGATAACAAGTAGCTGGATTTCTGAGCTGACACATATACGTCCGCCGCAGTTTTATATCACAGAGCAGCGCGTCGGCCCGTTTAAAATGTGGCACCACGAGCATCATTTCAGATCGATCGACGGGGGGGTTGAGGTAGAAGACATTATCCTGTACGGCATGCGTTATGGCATGCTTGGTGCTTTTTTCCATAATGTATACGTACGAAAGAAACTGCACGAGGCCTTCTCGTTTCGAGCACAGGCCCTTGAGCAACGTTTTGGTTCGCTCACGAAGCCGCGTCCAAAAGAAGTTGCTAAACCAACCATTTCGGATGTTTTCGAGCAGCAAAGACCACAACCTGTTCAACAACAGCCGCAAAAGCCGCAGCCCAAGCGATATCCTTCTCTGCAGCCGCCAGACGAACAAGTACCCAATCTTCGCCCCAAGCAGCCGGCCCAACAAACCCCAAATCTTCGTCCGAAACCACCGGTACAGCAGCCGCCCAAACCTCAGCCTGCCGCAAATAAGCCGCGCCCAGCGCCAAAACCTGACCAGCAGGCCGGCGCAAAACCGGGACAGCAGCCAGGCAAACCTG